In one window of Buchnera aphidicola (Schlechtendalia chinensis) DNA:
- the truB gene encoding tRNA pseudouridine(55) synthase TruB: protein MFFKKRTIINGILLVDKPSGFSSNQVLQTVKKILNVKKAGHTGSLDPIATGMLPICFGEATKFSQFLINSNKHYRVVAKLGQTTKTSDSESAIIKFRTINFTFSKLIKILNSFHGIIDQIPSMYSAIKYKGKSLYTYARRGVCIPRNSRKIVIYKLKCVNYENFCLELEVLCSKGTYIRTLVEDIGEKLGCGAHVIKLHRIQVGNYPISQMITVKKLQELYEKDKKFVLKELTKFFIPLDFPVLIFPELNLSFDKSKKIKNGEKIKIFYYIYSPFVRITEGENRIFIGLGKINKFQELFPYRLISTNF from the coding sequence ATGTTTTTTAAAAAACGTACTATTATTAATGGTATACTTTTAGTAGACAAGCCAAGTGGTTTTTCTTCTAATCAAGTTTTGCAAACAGTAAAAAAAATTTTAAATGTAAAAAAAGCAGGTCACACAGGATCCTTAGATCCTATTGCTACAGGAATGTTGCCAATTTGTTTCGGGGAAGCAACAAAATTTTCTCAATTTTTAATTAATTCTAATAAACATTATCGAGTAGTTGCCAAGCTTGGACAAACTACAAAAACATCTGATTCTGAAAGCGCGATTATCAAATTTAGAACAATAAATTTCACATTTTCAAAATTAATTAAAATTTTGAATTCTTTTCATGGAATTATTGATCAAATCCCCTCTATGTATTCTGCGATAAAATATAAAGGAAAATCATTATATACATATGCTCGGAGAGGGGTTTGTATACCTAGAAACAGTCGAAAAATCGTAATTTATAAGTTAAAATGTGTTAATTACGAAAATTTTTGTTTAGAATTAGAGGTTTTGTGTTCTAAAGGAACTTATATTAGAACTTTAGTAGAAGATATAGGGGAAAAGTTGGGATGTGGTGCACATGTAATTAAATTACATAGAATTCAAGTAGGTAATTATCCTATTTCTCAAATGATTACAGTTAAAAAATTACAAGAGTTATATGAAAAAGATAAAAAATTTGTTTTAAAAGAGTTAACAAAATTTTTTATTCCTTTAGATTTTCCTGTGTTAATTTTCCCAGAATTAAACTTGTCTTTTGATAAATCAAAAAAAATAAAAAACGGAGAAAAAATAAAAATTTTTTATTATATTTATAGTCCTTTTGTTCGTATTACAGAGGGTGAAAATAGAATTTTTATTGGATTAGGAAAAATAAATAAGTTTCAAGAGTTATTTCCTTATCGTTTAATTTCTACTAATTTTTAA
- the rbfA gene encoding 30S ribosome-binding factor RbfA yields the protein MFQSNRLFRISKELQKTISWIIRYSLTDSRFKNLITISRVKISRDLCHSKIYVSIFDNNDSNMSHKNIMLMLTKSSRYIRYLLAQKICLRVIPILNFVYDDSYIQGVKISNLINRSFKK from the coding sequence ATGTTTCAATCAAATCGTCTTTTTCGTATATCTAAAGAATTACAAAAAACGATATCATGGATTATTCGTTATTCGTTAACAGATTCTCGCTTTAAAAATTTGATAACTATATCAAGAGTTAAAATTTCGCGTGACCTTTGTCATTCTAAAATATATGTTAGTATATTCGATAACAATGATAGTAATATGTCTCATAAAAATATTATGCTAATGTTGACAAAATCTTCACGATACATAAGATATTTATTGGCACAAAAAATTTGCTTACGTGTAATTCCTATTTTAAATTTTGTTTATGATGATTCGTATATTCAGGGTGTCAAAATTAGTAATTTGATTAATAGATCTTTTAAGAAATAA
- the ftsH gene encoding ATP-dependent zinc metalloprotease FtsH, with amino-acid sequence MAKNLILWLVIAAVVLSIFQNFNANNINYRKVDYSTFLSEVNQDQIRETYINGREINVVKKDNSRYTTYIPIHDPKLLDTLLVKNIKVVGEIQEDPSFLTSVFVSWFPMLLLIGIWVFFMRQMHIGGGKGAMSFGKSKARMLSENQITITFSDVAGCDEAKSEVKELVDYLREPSRFQKLGGKIPKGILMVGPPGTGKTLLAKAIAGEAKVPFFTISGSDFVEMFVGVGASRVRDMFEHSRKSAPCIIFIDEIDAVGRQRGAGLGGGHDEREQTLNQMLVEMDGFDGNEGVILIAATNRPDVLDPALLRPGRFDRQIFVALPDIRGREQIIKVHMKKVPLGKDVNPMIIARGTPGFSGADLANLVNEAALFAARTDRQVVSMFDFERAKDKIIMGTERRSMVITDKQKESTAYHEAGHVIVGRLVPEHDPAHKVTIIPRGRALGVTFFLPEDDVLSLSKNKLESQISTLYGGRLAEEIIYGSNNVSTGAFNDIKVATSLARNMVTQWGFSKRLGPLLYSEEEGEIFLGRTVAKSKHMSDETARIIDEEVKLLIEKNYQRAKKILRENLDILHAMKDALIKYETIDSCQINDLMERKTVRTPDGWHENNN; translated from the coding sequence ATGGCTAAGAACTTAATTCTTTGGTTAGTAATTGCAGCTGTAGTGTTATCTATTTTTCAGAATTTTAATGCTAATAACATAAATTATCGAAAAGTAGATTATTCTACTTTTTTATCAGAAGTCAATCAAGATCAAATTCGCGAGACGTATATTAATGGGCGTGAAATTAATGTAGTTAAAAAAGACAACAGTAGATATACAACATATATTCCTATTCATGATCCTAAATTATTAGATACTTTATTAGTTAAAAATATCAAAGTAGTAGGAGAGATACAAGAAGATCCTAGCTTTTTAACTTCTGTTTTTGTCTCATGGTTTCCTATGCTGTTATTAATTGGAATCTGGGTTTTTTTTATGAGACAAATGCATATTGGTGGTGGAAAGGGCGCTATGTCTTTTGGAAAAAGTAAAGCTAGAATGTTATCTGAAAATCAAATAACAATTACTTTTTCTGATGTAGCTGGTTGTGATGAAGCTAAATCTGAAGTAAAAGAATTAGTAGATTATCTCAGGGAACCGAGTAGGTTTCAAAAGTTGGGTGGTAAAATTCCAAAAGGTATTTTAATGGTGGGTCCACCTGGAACTGGGAAAACCCTTTTAGCTAAAGCTATTGCTGGTGAAGCTAAAGTTCCTTTTTTTACTATTTCAGGATCTGATTTCGTCGAAATGTTTGTAGGAGTTGGTGCATCAAGAGTTAGAGATATGTTTGAACATTCCAGAAAATCTGCACCATGTATAATTTTTATTGATGAAATTGATGCTGTAGGTCGTCAAAGAGGAGCTGGATTGGGAGGTGGGCACGATGAACGGGAACAAACATTAAATCAAATGCTAGTAGAAATGGATGGTTTTGATGGAAACGAAGGAGTTATTCTCATTGCAGCTACTAATCGTCCAGATGTTTTAGATCCCGCTTTGTTAAGACCTGGTAGATTTGACCGCCAAATTTTTGTTGCATTACCAGATATTCGAGGTCGTGAGCAAATAATAAAAGTACATATGAAAAAAGTTCCTTTAGGAAAAGATGTTAATCCTATGATTATAGCTCGTGGAACGCCTGGATTTTCTGGAGCAGATTTAGCTAATTTAGTTAATGAAGCAGCTTTGTTTGCAGCGCGTACTGATCGTCAAGTAGTCTCAATGTTCGATTTTGAGCGAGCAAAAGACAAAATTATTATGGGAACTGAAAGACGTTCTATGGTAATAACTGATAAGCAGAAAGAGTCTACAGCATATCATGAAGCAGGGCATGTCATTGTAGGAAGATTAGTTCCAGAACATGATCCTGCTCATAAAGTTACTATTATTCCAAGAGGTAGAGCATTAGGAGTAACGTTTTTTTTACCAGAAGATGATGTATTAAGTTTAAGTAAAAATAAGCTAGAAAGTCAAATATCTACTTTGTATGGGGGTAGACTTGCAGAAGAAATAATTTACGGTTCTAATAATGTGTCTACTGGTGCTTTTAACGACATTAAAGTTGCGACTAGCTTAGCTAGAAATATGGTAACACAATGGGGATTTTCAAAGAGATTAGGGCCTCTTTTGTATTCTGAAGAAGAAGGTGAAATTTTTTTGGGTAGAACGGTAGCGAAATCAAAACATATGTCGGATGAGACAGCAAGAATAATTGATGAAGAAGTAAAATTGTTAATAGAGAAAAATTATCAAAGAGCAAAAAAAATATTGCGTGAAAATTTAGATATTCTTCATGCTATGAAAGACGCTTTAATTAAGTATGAAACAATTGATTCTTGTCAAATTAACGATTTAATGGAAAGAAAAACTGTACGCACTCCAGATGGATGGCATGAAAATAACAATTAA
- the glmM gene encoding phosphoglucosamine mutase: MNSKQYFGTDGIRGKVGIFPITPEFFLKLGIVIGKLLFKNSIRKVIIGKDTRISGCMLESALSSGLSASGVYVMSLGIVSTPAVGYLTKFLRLEVGIVISASHNLFVDNGLKLFLKEGLKASSFVEQKIEKELKKPIIYRNMIRCSLIKKVNFANKEYIKFCKSIFPFYFNLNNIKIVLDCANGSVYKVAPRIFRDFGANLITISVRPNGYNINKNCGAINTNNLRKKVLFHRADIGLAFDGDGDRVIMIDHLGNRVNGDHILYILAKFLLYCKNKKEGVVGTVMSNNGLLIALKKLRIPFVKTQLGDKNIIKKLKENEWTFGSESSGHVIMLNKSPTGDGVITSLQIIKIMVDTRLSLFQLCSDIKLFPQEMTNIKFSEHDVVLQYKKIEFIVSKYKKTLGRFGRILLRRSGTEPCFRIMIEDEDKNIVSFISHELKKEF, encoded by the coding sequence TTGAACTCTAAACAATATTTTGGAACTGATGGTATTCGTGGAAAGGTTGGAATTTTTCCAATTACTCCGGAGTTTTTTTTAAAACTTGGAATAGTTATAGGAAAGTTATTATTTAAAAATAGTATTAGAAAAGTAATAATAGGAAAGGATACTCGAATTTCTGGTTGTATGTTAGAATCTGCATTGAGTTCGGGTTTATCCGCCTCTGGAGTTTATGTAATGTCTTTAGGAATAGTATCTACTCCAGCTGTTGGTTATTTAACAAAATTTCTAAGATTAGAAGTTGGTATAGTGATATCAGCGTCTCATAATTTGTTCGTAGATAATGGTTTGAAATTGTTCTTAAAAGAAGGTTTAAAAGCATCATCTTTTGTAGAACAAAAAATTGAAAAGGAATTAAAAAAACCTATAATTTATAGAAATATGATTCGTTGTTCTTTAATTAAGAAAGTGAATTTTGCGAATAAGGAATATATTAAATTTTGTAAATCTATTTTTCCATTTTACTTTAATTTAAACAATATTAAAATTGTATTAGATTGTGCTAATGGTTCAGTCTATAAGGTAGCACCTAGAATTTTTAGGGATTTTGGAGCAAATTTGATAACGATATCTGTTCGTCCTAATGGATATAACATTAATAAAAATTGTGGAGCAATTAATACTAATAATTTAAGAAAAAAAGTTTTATTTCACAGAGCAGATATAGGTTTAGCTTTTGATGGTGATGGAGATCGTGTAATTATGATTGACCATTTGGGAAATAGAGTAAATGGAGATCATATTTTATATATTTTAGCAAAATTTTTATTGTATTGTAAAAATAAAAAAGAAGGTGTAGTTGGTACTGTTATGAGTAATAATGGTTTGTTAATAGCTCTAAAAAAATTAAGGATTCCTTTTGTTAAAACTCAGTTAGGAGATAAAAACATAATAAAAAAATTGAAAGAAAACGAATGGACGTTTGGTTCAGAAAGCTCTGGCCATGTTATAATGTTAAATAAATCACCTACTGGAGATGGTGTTATTACTAGTCTACAAATTATAAAAATTATGGTCGATACTCGTTTAAGTTTATTTCAATTATGTTCTGATATAAAATTATTTCCTCAAGAAATGACGAATATAAAATTTTCGGAACATGATGTTGTTTTACAATATAAAAAAATTGAGTTTATTGTTTCTAAGTATAAGAAAACTTTAGGGAGATTTGGTCGTATACTTTTAAGACGATCTGGAACAGAACCTTGTTTTAGAATTATGATAGAAGATGAAGATAAAAACATTGTTTCTTTTATTTCTCATGAGTTAAAAAAAGAATTTTAG
- a CDS encoding BolA family protein, translating into MIIESIKNLLKNSLSLKKVKVKGDNYYIEIIAIDDIFQNKSEVEKQKMIYSKLMDYISNKTIHSVSIKTYSLKEWENNKKLLLKNQ; encoded by the coding sequence ATGATTATAGAATCAATAAAAAATTTATTAAAAAACTCTTTATCATTAAAAAAAGTTAAAGTAAAAGGAGATAATTATTACATTGAAATAATAGCTATTGATGATATTTTTCAGAATAAAAGTGAAGTAGAAAAACAAAAAATGATTTATTCAAAACTAATGGACTACATTTCAAATAAAACTATTCATTCCGTTTCAATAAAAACATATTCTTTAAAAGAATGGGAGAATAACAAAAAATTATTACTTAAGAATCAATGA
- the nusA gene encoding transcription termination factor NusA, with the protein MNKEVLAVVEAVSNEKSLPREKIFEALESALAIATKKKYNQDIDIQVKINRKNGNFKTFRRWLVVKEVLNPTKEITFEAAKYENELIKINDYVEDVLESVTFDRITTQTAKQVIVQKVREAERSMVVNQFKSHIGEIVTGIVKKNNRDSVTLDLGNNAEALILKEEMLPRENFRIGDRIKGVLYSIRPESRGAQLFVSRSRPEMLIELFRIEVPEIGEEIIEIKAAARDPGSRSKIAVKSNDKRIDPVGACVGMRGARVQAVSNELCGERIDVVLWDSNSAQFVINSMAPADISSIVVDEESHSIDVAVHSEHLAQAIGRNGQNVRLASQLSSWEINVMTTDDLKLKHQKEADKILSIFKKYLKVDEKFLKILVKEGFSSIEELVYVPFNELLNINGFREELAFLIRSEAKKALISIEQENKKNLDKKKPRQELLNLSGMNQVIAEKLAKKNIYSLEELADQGIDDLVDIEELNVDTAGALIMKARNICWFGEKV; encoded by the coding sequence ATGAATAAAGAAGTCTTAGCTGTTGTGGAAGCTGTTTCTAATGAGAAATCTCTACCCCGTGAAAAAATTTTTGAAGCTTTAGAAAGTGCATTAGCAATAGCAACTAAGAAAAAATATAATCAAGATATTGATATTCAAGTAAAAATTAATCGAAAAAATGGAAATTTTAAAACGTTTCGTAGATGGTTAGTTGTTAAAGAAGTTTTAAATCCAACGAAAGAAATTACATTTGAAGCTGCTAAATATGAGAACGAATTAATAAAAATAAATGATTATGTAGAAGATGTACTAGAATCAGTTACATTTGATAGAATTACCACTCAAACAGCAAAGCAAGTAATTGTTCAAAAAGTTAGAGAAGCTGAAAGGTCAATGGTTGTAAATCAATTTAAAAGTCATATTGGCGAAATTGTAACAGGAATAGTTAAGAAAAATAATAGAGATAGTGTTACTTTAGATTTAGGAAATAATGCTGAAGCATTAATTCTAAAAGAAGAAATGTTACCGAGAGAAAACTTTCGGATAGGAGATCGCATAAAAGGTGTTTTATACTCTATTCGTCCTGAATCTAGAGGTGCACAGTTATTTGTTAGTAGATCTAGACCTGAAATGCTAATTGAACTCTTTAGAATTGAAGTTCCAGAAATAGGAGAAGAAATTATTGAGATAAAAGCAGCAGCTCGTGATCCAGGATCGAGATCTAAAATTGCAGTTAAAAGCAATGACAAGAGAATTGATCCAGTGGGTGCATGTGTAGGCATGAGAGGTGCTCGTGTACAAGCAGTTTCTAATGAATTATGTGGTGAACGAATTGATGTTGTGCTTTGGGATAGTAACTCAGCTCAGTTTGTTATCAATTCAATGGCTCCAGCAGATATTTCTTCTATTGTAGTAGATGAAGAAAGTCATTCAATAGATGTTGCTGTGCATTCCGAACATTTAGCACAAGCTATTGGAAGAAATGGTCAAAATGTTAGATTAGCTTCTCAACTGAGTAGTTGGGAAATTAATGTTATGACAACTGATGATTTGAAGTTAAAACATCAGAAAGAAGCTGATAAAATTTTAAGTATTTTTAAAAAATATTTAAAAGTTGATGAAAAATTTTTAAAAATTTTAGTTAAAGAGGGATTTTCTTCAATTGAAGAGTTAGTTTATGTACCTTTTAACGAATTATTAAATATCAATGGATTTAGAGAAGAATTAGCATTTTTAATTCGTTCAGAAGCAAAAAAAGCGCTAATTTCTATAGAGCAAGAAAATAAAAAAAATTTAGATAAAAAAAAACCTAGACAGGAACTTTTAAATTTAAGCGGTATGAATCAGGTAATTGCTGAAAAACTAGCAAAAAAAAATATTTATAGTTTGGAAGAATTAGCTGATCAAGGTATAGATGATTTAGTAGATATTGAAGAACTTAATGTTGATACAGCTGGTGCTTTAATCATGAAAGCACGGAATATATGTTGGTTTGGTGAAAAGGTATAA
- the infB gene encoding translation initiation factor IF-2 produces the protein MEIDINILSKEMNISVEKLVQKCVKAGIIKDNYNFLTKNEKKILEKYFKNTNHVLKNTLTLKRKTRSTLNISNMGGKNKCVYVEIRKHKTYTKPKEGINNSTLDDVSYNSIKNEYELLSNSEQKISHFHHSAKNVSKKNDTLNNIKKDVNVNNAEKKVNSIFQNIGCNNVSSKKIELQYNENVLSPILKETKKNKDKKNNWSKDLIRKKSRNVSNTISARNFNRYTGIKDNNRLHHQKKIKNTNNRNNKTYLDKKFNHENYKSFSNLEKSNKVCQNSTLQQIFMKPSCVINRDITINNVITVCELANKMAVKSSEIIKKMMKLGYIVTINQSLDKDMAQLVAEEMGHKVTIYHEDKLEQDIMKNRDISNERVQIRPPIVAIMGHVDHGKTSLLDYIRLTKIASQEAGGITQHIGAYHIEVRKKIITFLDTPGHAAFTAMRSRGAQITDIVVLVVASDDGVKPQTIEAIQHAQAASVPILVAINKIDKPNSEPEKVKNELIKYNILPEEWGGDNIFVNISAKTGEGIDNLLKSILLQSEMLELKTTISGMATGLVIESFLDKGKGPIATILIQEGTLKKGDIVLCGLEYGKIRAIKNSLGKEVQFASPSIPVEILGLSGIPIAGDKVVVVGDEKKAKEVSIYRQMKFREKKLTKKSSFKLSNIFEKIKKDKILELNIVLKSDVQGSLEAISDSLNKLSDSNAKVNIIGKGVGNVTETDAYFAFASKAIIIGFNVKADFSAQRIIESENLDFRHYSVIYHIIDEIKRSIHGMRSPTYKQEIIGLAEVRNVFKSPNFGSVAGCMVIEGIVRRHDLIKILRKNKVIYEGRLESLKRFKEDTSEVRNGVECGIGIKNYSDICVSDLIETFRSLEIKTTSQ, from the coding sequence ATGGAAATAGACATAAATATATTATCTAAAGAAATGAATATTTCAGTAGAAAAATTAGTACAAAAATGCGTTAAAGCAGGTATTATTAAAGATAATTATAATTTTTTAACTAAAAATGAAAAAAAAATTTTAGAAAAATATTTTAAGAATACTAACCATGTTTTAAAAAATACATTAACTTTAAAACGAAAAACCCGTAGTACTTTAAATATATCTAATATGGGAGGTAAAAACAAATGCGTATATGTTGAAATTAGGAAACATAAAACATATACGAAACCTAAAGAAGGTATTAATAATAGTACATTAGATGATGTTTCATATAACTCTATTAAAAACGAATATGAGTTATTGTCTAATTCAGAACAAAAAATTAGTCATTTTCATCATTCTGCTAAGAACGTTTCTAAGAAAAATGACACTTTAAATAATATAAAAAAAGATGTAAATGTCAATAATGCAGAAAAAAAGGTAAATTCTATATTCCAAAATATTGGTTGTAATAATGTTTCTTCTAAAAAAATAGAACTACAATATAATGAAAATGTTTTAAGTCCTATTCTCAAAGAAACCAAAAAAAACAAAGATAAAAAAAATAACTGGTCTAAAGATTTAATTCGAAAAAAATCACGTAATGTTTCTAATACAATTAGTGCTCGTAATTTTAATCGTTATACAGGGATAAAAGACAATAATCGTCTACATCATCAAAAAAAAATAAAAAATACAAATAATAGAAACAATAAAACGTATTTAGATAAAAAATTTAATCATGAAAATTATAAGAGTTTTAGTAATTTAGAGAAGAGTAATAAGGTTTGTCAAAATAGTACTTTACAACAAATATTTATGAAACCATCATGTGTTATTAATAGAGACATAACTATTAATAATGTAATTACGGTATGTGAATTAGCAAATAAAATGGCTGTAAAAAGTTCTGAAATAATTAAAAAAATGATGAAGTTAGGTTATATTGTCACTATTAATCAAAGTTTAGACAAAGATATGGCGCAGTTAGTAGCAGAAGAAATGGGTCATAAAGTTACTATATATCATGAAGATAAGTTGGAACAAGATATCATGAAAAATCGTGATATTAGTAATGAACGTGTACAAATTCGTCCTCCTATAGTAGCTATTATGGGACATGTAGATCATGGAAAAACTTCATTGTTAGATTATATTAGATTAACTAAAATTGCTTCTCAAGAAGCAGGTGGAATAACACAGCATATAGGTGCTTATCATATTGAAGTAAGAAAAAAAATAATAACGTTTTTAGATACTCCAGGACACGCGGCTTTTACTGCTATGAGGTCTCGTGGTGCTCAAATTACTGATATAGTGGTTTTAGTAGTAGCTTCTGATGATGGAGTAAAACCTCAAACTATTGAAGCGATACAACATGCTCAAGCAGCATCAGTTCCCATTTTAGTTGCAATAAACAAAATAGATAAACCTAATTCAGAACCTGAAAAGGTTAAAAATGAATTAATAAAATATAATATTCTTCCAGAAGAATGGGGTGGTGATAACATTTTTGTGAATATTTCAGCTAAAACAGGAGAAGGAATAGATAATTTGTTAAAATCTATTTTATTGCAATCTGAGATGTTGGAATTAAAAACAACAATTTCTGGAATGGCTACAGGTTTAGTTATTGAATCATTTTTAGACAAAGGAAAAGGTCCTATTGCTACAATTTTAATCCAAGAAGGTACATTAAAAAAAGGAGACATCGTATTATGTGGATTAGAATATGGGAAAATTCGTGCTATTAAAAATTCTTTAGGAAAAGAGGTGCAGTTTGCAAGTCCTTCTATTCCGGTTGAAATATTAGGATTATCAGGAATCCCTATAGCTGGAGATAAAGTTGTTGTTGTTGGTGATGAAAAGAAAGCTAAAGAGGTTTCAATATATCGCCAAATGAAATTTAGAGAAAAAAAGTTAACAAAAAAATCTTCGTTTAAGTTATCTAACATTTTTGAAAAAATTAAAAAAGATAAGATTTTGGAATTAAATATTGTTTTGAAATCTGATGTTCAAGGTTCGTTAGAAGCTATCTCAGATTCTCTTAATAAATTATCGGATAGTAATGCAAAAGTAAATATTATAGGAAAGGGAGTTGGAAATGTTACAGAGACTGATGCATATTTTGCTTTTGCTTCTAAAGCTATAATTATAGGATTTAATGTTAAAGCTGATTTTTCTGCACAGCGTATTATTGAATCTGAAAATTTAGATTTTCGACATTATTCAGTTATATATCACATTATTGATGAAATAAAAAGGTCTATACATGGTATGAGATCTCCTACATATAAACAAGAAATAATAGGATTAGCAGAAGTAAGAAATGTATTTAAGTCTCCTAATTTTGGTAGTGTTGCTGGATGTATGGTTATAGAAGGTATAGTGAGAAGACATGATTTAATTAAAATATTGAGAAAAAACAAAGTAATTTATGAAGGAAGATTGGAATCATTAAAAAGATTTAAAGAAGATACTAGCGAAGTTAGAAATGGAGTAGAATGCGGAATTGGAATAAAAAATTATAGCGATATTTGCGTTAGCGATTTAATCGAAACGTTCCGTTCGTTAGAAATTAAGACAACTTCACAATAA
- the secG gene encoding preprotein translocase subunit SecG, with amino-acid sequence MYNCCLGIFIFVSIFLIFFIMIQNGKNSDVNTVFGLEKSKQIITNYSNNTLTKIISILAFLFFLISLIICNVNYNNIF; translated from the coding sequence ATGTATAATTGTTGTTTGGGAATTTTTATTTTTGTTTCTATTTTTTTAATATTTTTTATTATGATTCAAAATGGAAAAAATAGTGATGTAAATACTGTTTTCGGTTTAGAAAAATCGAAACAAATAATAACAAATTATAGCAATAATACATTAACTAAAATTATTAGTATATTAGCTTTTTTATTTTTTTTAATTAGTTTAATAATATGTAACGTTAATTATAATAATATATTTTAA
- a CDS encoding RlmE family RNA methyltransferase, with protein sequence MSLVSKSRSLSSKNWLKQHFRDQYVTLAFKKNVRSRAYFKLEDINKQNKLFKKGMTIIDLGSSPGGWSEYASKIVRNSGHIVACDILPMLPVKNVYFLQGDIKNSIFLNSLLSFINRKVDLVMSDMAPNMTGSRCIDNPRLLELNRLALKISKRVLCNHGKLLIKSFYGEQFNVLVEEIRTLFIKVKIFKPNSSRTRSREVYIIASERTK encoded by the coding sequence GTGTCATTAGTGTCTAAATCTCGTTCTTTGAGTTCTAAAAATTGGTTAAAACAACATTTTCGAGATCAATACGTAACCTTAGCTTTTAAAAAGAATGTTCGTTCTAGAGCTTACTTTAAATTAGAAGATATAAATAAACAGAATAAATTATTTAAAAAAGGAATGACTATAATAGATCTTGGTTCTTCTCCTGGAGGTTGGTCTGAATATGCAAGTAAAATTGTGAGAAATTCAGGACATATTGTAGCATGCGATATATTACCTATGTTGCCTGTTAAAAACGTTTATTTTTTGCAAGGTGATATTAAAAATTCGATTTTTTTAAACTCTTTATTATCTTTTATAAATAGAAAAGTAGATTTAGTTATGTCAGATATGGCTCCAAATATGACTGGATCTCGTTGCATTGATAATCCTCGTTTATTAGAATTAAATCGATTAGCGTTAAAAATCTCTAAAAGAGTATTGTGTAATCATGGAAAATTATTAATAAAATCGTTTTATGGAGAACAATTTAATGTGCTAGTTGAAGAAATAAGAACTTTGTTCATTAAAGTAAAAATTTTTAAACCTAATTCTTCTCGAACACGTTCTAGGGAAGTATATATTATAGCATCAGAGCGAACAAAATAA
- the greA gene encoding transcription elongation factor GreA gives MNNRIPMTLLGSEKLRKELETLKKEKRPKIIASIVEARQHGDLKENAEYHAAKEEQSFCEGRIKEIELKLSKSQIIDIKKMKNCGIVVFGSTVTICNLSIKKTFTYCIVGDDESDFKLNLISINSPMSRGLIGKKVNDIAVIQTPSGNIKYKILKVEYK, from the coding sequence ATGAATAATCGAATTCCGATGACTTTACTAGGTTCTGAAAAGCTTCGTAAAGAACTTGAAACTCTTAAAAAAGAAAAGAGACCTAAGATAATAGCTTCTATAGTAGAGGCGCGTCAACATGGTGATTTAAAAGAAAATGCAGAATATCATGCTGCAAAAGAAGAACAAAGTTTTTGTGAAGGAAGAATTAAAGAAATTGAATTAAAATTATCCAAATCTCAAATAATTGATATTAAAAAGATGAAAAATTGTGGAATCGTTGTTTTTGGATCTACAGTTACTATTTGTAATTTAAGTATAAAAAAAACGTTTACTTATTGTATTGTAGGAGATGATGAATCAGACTTCAAATTGAACTTAATTTCTATTAATTCTCCTATGTCTCGTGGATTAATTGGTAAAAAGGTTAATGATATTGCTGTAATTCAAACTCCATCTGGAAATATAAAGTATAAGATATTAAAGGTAGAATATAAGTGA